Proteins encoded together in one uncultured Desulfosarcina sp. window:
- the pyk gene encoding pyruvate kinase: MTIRTKIVATIGPASNSRDMLEKLVSAGMNVARLNFSHGNYETHSEAIRNIRSIARTLNRPVGILLDLQGPKIRVGKLKDGAPVRLKRNADFAITTQPIAGTDQMVSTTYANLPADVQPEDSILLDDGLIRLRVSSIDGDTVVCKVRNGGWLKEHKGINLPGVKVSAPSLTAKDIRDVNFGIQNGVDFFALSFVRTAEDLEAIKAIMRKQGVAIPVIAKIEKPEAVENLDAILDVADGIMVARGDLGVEMQPELVPIIQKKIISAAIRRNRPVITATQMLETMSVNPIPTRAEASDVANAIFDGTDAVMLSGETASGKYPLKAVQMMVKIAEQAETSPFLKVNLHHDTDQADPVTHAVAQSAVNILHEVNARCIIAFSVSGSTSKQISKQRPSKPVYAFTSKLSTYNRLTLLWGITPMFIADIEDAVRLVESSESLLIGKSCVQKDDLVVLVIGMGLKSGSTNIIKLHRVGHHD; this comes from the coding sequence ATGACCATCCGCACCAAAATCGTAGCCACTATCGGGCCGGCTTCCAACTCCCGTGACATGCTGGAAAAGCTGGTTTCCGCGGGAATGAATGTGGCCCGGCTCAATTTCTCCCATGGCAATTACGAAACCCATAGCGAAGCGATTCGCAATATTCGCTCCATTGCCCGCACGCTCAATCGGCCGGTGGGCATTCTGCTGGACCTCCAGGGCCCCAAGATTCGGGTGGGCAAACTGAAAGACGGAGCCCCGGTGCGCCTGAAGCGCAACGCGGATTTTGCCATCACGACCCAACCCATTGCGGGAACCGACCAGATGGTGTCGACCACCTACGCGAACCTGCCCGCCGATGTCCAGCCCGAAGACAGCATTCTGCTGGACGACGGCCTGATTCGGCTCAGGGTGTCGTCCATAGACGGTGACACGGTGGTCTGCAAGGTGCGAAACGGCGGCTGGCTGAAGGAGCATAAGGGCATCAACCTGCCCGGCGTGAAGGTTTCGGCGCCATCGCTGACAGCCAAGGACATCCGGGACGTGAATTTCGGCATCCAGAACGGTGTGGATTTTTTTGCGCTTTCCTTTGTCCGGACGGCCGAAGATCTGGAAGCGATCAAAGCCATCATGAGAAAACAGGGGGTGGCGATCCCGGTGATCGCCAAGATCGAAAAACCCGAGGCCGTCGAAAACCTGGACGCGATTCTGGATGTGGCCGACGGCATCATGGTTGCCCGGGGGGACCTGGGCGTGGAGATGCAGCCGGAACTGGTGCCGATTATCCAGAAAAAGATCATTTCCGCGGCCATCCGCAGGAACAGGCCGGTGATCACCGCCACTCAGATGCTGGAAACCATGAGCGTCAATCCCATTCCCACCCGGGCCGAAGCCTCCGATGTGGCCAATGCGATTTTCGACGGGACCGACGCGGTGATGCTCTCCGGCGAGACCGCTTCCGGGAAATACCCGCTCAAAGCCGTCCAGATGATGGTCAAGATCGCCGAGCAGGCCGAAACCTCTCCGTTTCTCAAGGTGAATCTGCACCATGATACGGATCAGGCGGATCCGGTTACCCATGCTGTGGCCCAGAGCGCCGTAAATATCCTCCATGAGGTGAATGCCCGCTGCATCATCGCCTTTTCCGTTTCCGGCTCCACCTCCAAACAGATATCCAAGCAGCGTCCGTCCAAACCGGTGTACGCATTTACTTCCAAGCTGAGCACCTACAATCGTCTGACCCTTTTGTGGGGGATTACGCCGATGTTCATTGCCGACATCGAGGACGCCGTCCGGCTGGTGGAATCCAGCGAGAGCCTGCTCATCGGCAAAAGCTGCGTCCAGAAAGACGATCTTGTCGTTCTGGTGATCGGGATGGGGCTCAAATCCGGGTCCACCAATATTATTAAACTGCATCGGGTGGGACATCACGATTGA
- a CDS encoding FAD-binding oxidoreductase, which produces MGDQKGPQPKWIEAAPPEGSFRSIFKWGDPHAYKHPNARLYRLLKEAFSLNDDHFQAPIDDGCRPVAFDRPAKAVSPEQVTAIGRIVGDENVSAKSYDRLKYATGKTLEESLRLRQGEVQAISDLVVHPRHKEDVRRLVAYCDRERIPVVVYGGGSSVNFGLRPAKGGITLVMGTHMNRVVRLNETNQTATVQAGILGPDYEAALNDAPQRFQARHRYTCGHFPQSFEYSTVGGWVVTLGSGQMSSYYGDAGDLVISQEVVTPAGDIKTLDYPATANGPSVNRMLIGSEGCFGVLVEVTLKIFRYLPKNRRYFSFIFPSWEKAVDAGREISQGQFGMPAVFRISDEEETHIGLKLYGIDGSPLDRFMRLRGYPPNKRCLMIATAEGEKRFARHVKRCAKAVCRRFNGLYLSGYPTRKWEPGRFKDPYLREDLNDYGILIDTLDTAVTWDRIHQLHQGVRAVIKSRPATICMTHASHFYPQGTNLYFIFITRAGDIDDYTAFQDEILDAFQRFGGSPTHHHGIGKLFSPWMNTHLGEAQMAVLRALKRHFDPNNIMNPGGQLGLDLEGRHWREIR; this is translated from the coding sequence ATGGGAGATCAAAAGGGGCCGCAACCCAAATGGATCGAAGCCGCGCCACCGGAAGGGTCCTTCCGTTCGATTTTCAAATGGGGCGATCCGCACGCCTACAAACATCCCAATGCAAGGCTGTACCGTCTGCTCAAGGAGGCCTTCAGCCTGAACGACGATCACTTTCAAGCGCCCATCGACGACGGTTGCCGGCCGGTGGCTTTCGACCGGCCGGCCAAGGCGGTTTCTCCTGAGCAGGTAACGGCCATCGGCCGGATCGTCGGCGACGAAAATGTTTCCGCGAAAAGCTACGACCGGTTGAAATATGCCACGGGAAAGACGCTGGAAGAGTCCCTGCGACTGCGGCAGGGCGAGGTCCAGGCAATTTCCGATCTGGTGGTCCACCCCCGCCACAAAGAAGATGTCCGCCGCCTGGTGGCCTACTGCGACCGGGAGCGCATACCGGTTGTCGTATACGGGGGCGGAAGTTCGGTCAATTTCGGCCTGCGGCCCGCCAAGGGGGGGATCACCCTGGTGATGGGGACCCATATGAACCGGGTGGTGCGGTTGAACGAAACCAACCAGACGGCCACCGTGCAGGCGGGAATCCTGGGGCCGGATTACGAAGCGGCGTTGAACGACGCCCCGCAGCGCTTTCAGGCCCGCCACCGGTATACCTGCGGCCACTTCCCGCAATCCTTCGAATACTCGACGGTGGGGGGCTGGGTGGTCACCCTGGGCTCCGGGCAGATGTCATCCTACTATGGCGATGCCGGCGACCTGGTGATCAGCCAGGAGGTCGTCACACCGGCCGGAGACATCAAGACCCTCGATTATCCGGCAACGGCCAACGGCCCTTCGGTCAACCGCATGCTGATCGGCAGCGAAGGCTGCTTCGGCGTGCTGGTGGAAGTCACCCTGAAGATTTTCCGCTATCTGCCGAAGAACCGGCGTTATTTCAGTTTCATCTTTCCTTCCTGGGAAAAGGCGGTGGATGCGGGGCGTGAAATATCACAGGGCCAGTTCGGCATGCCGGCTGTCTTTCGCATCTCCGACGAGGAAGAGACCCACATCGGGCTGAAGCTTTACGGCATCGACGGTTCGCCGCTGGACCGGTTCATGCGCCTGCGGGGATATCCGCCCAACAAGCGCTGCCTGATGATCGCCACGGCCGAGGGGGAAAAGCGGTTCGCCCGCCATGTGAAGCGCTGCGCCAAGGCCGTCTGCCGGCGTTTCAACGGGCTCTATCTTTCCGGTTATCCCACCCGGAAGTGGGAGCCGGGACGTTTCAAGGATCCTTATTTACGGGAAGATCTCAACGATTACGGGATCCTGATCGACACCCTGGATACCGCTGTAACCTGGGATCGGATTCACCAACTGCACCAGGGGGTGCGGGCTGTGATCAAATCAAGGCCGGCGACCATCTGCATGACCCATGCATCCCATTTCTATCCCCAGGGAACCAACCTTTACTTTATCTTCATCACCCGGGCCGGGGACATCGACGACTACACCGCCTTTCAGGATGAGATCCTGGACGCCTTTCAACGCTTCGGGGGTTCTCCCACCCATCACCACGGGATCGGCAAGCTTTTCAGCCCCTGGATGAATACTCACCTGGGCGAGGCCCAGATGGCCGTCCTCAGGGCGCTCAAACGCCACTTCGATCCCAACAACATCATGAATCCCGGCGGGCAATTGGGGCTGGATCTGGAAGGCCGCCATTGGCGGGAGATCCGTTGA
- a CDS encoding rubrerythrin, with translation MVAFRESRTAKNLLISYAFESQATTRYTFFADQAARDGYIQVAGIFRETAGQECEHALRFFKFFNGGELEVTASFLTGVVKDTEANLVAAADLEQYVHSDLYPGFAKVAREEGLVRAADVWDAISVAEVWHEETFRELAENVATNRAFRRESSCTWRCINCGYIHEGSEAPEKCPACVRPSNYFEVFDPKF, from the coding sequence ATGGTGGCGTTCAGGGAAAGCCGTACTGCTAAAAATTTGTTGATATCTTACGCCTTCGAGTCCCAGGCAACCACCCGCTACACCTTTTTTGCCGACCAGGCAGCCAGGGACGGCTATATCCAGGTAGCCGGCATTTTCAGGGAAACGGCCGGCCAGGAATGCGAACATGCCTTGCGCTTTTTTAAATTTTTCAACGGCGGGGAACTGGAAGTGACCGCCAGTTTCCTGACCGGCGTGGTCAAGGATACAGAGGCCAACCTGGTGGCAGCCGCGGACCTGGAGCAATATGTCCACAGCGACCTGTATCCTGGATTCGCCAAGGTCGCAAGGGAGGAAGGCCTGGTTCGGGCGGCCGACGTCTGGGACGCCATATCGGTGGCTGAGGTGTGGCATGAAGAGACGTTTCGGGAACTGGCCGAAAACGTGGCCACGAATCGCGCCTTCCGCCGGGAATCCAGCTGTACCTGGCGATGCATCAACTGCGGTTATATTCACGAGGGCAGCGAGGCTCCGGAAAAATGCCCGGCCTGCGTGCGTCCGTCCAACTACTTCGAAGTTTTTGACCCCAAATTCTAA
- a CDS encoding ferredoxin translates to MKAKIDSQCMGDRNCNNLCPEVFEYDEEQLMSIVKFDVIPEKYEDVVRQAAAECGADAITIIED, encoded by the coding sequence ATGAAAGCCAAAATCGACAGCCAATGCATGGGAGACAGAAATTGCAACAACCTTTGCCCGGAAGTATTTGAATATGACGAGGAGCAACTCATGTCTATCGTCAAATTCGATGTAATTCCGGAAAAATATGAGGATGTCGTTCGCCAGGCGGCCGCCGAATGTGGCGCGGATGCCATCACGATTATCGAAGACTGA
- a CDS encoding adenylate/guanylate cyclase domain-containing protein: protein MATFPTQQLTVLFADIAGSTRLYDTFGGSKARELIAECLSHLKRLILANDGTFIKTLGDAVMGTFPTPDAAAETARQMHEEIAFDSKMIQANIHLRIGFHHGDAICESQDVFGDAANVGSRMVELAKSDQIITNKETLEQMKSDLRRMARIVDRTRVRGMDDIMEIHELVWGQPEQMTMSSSFTEEMIASLTSKKDFLQIRYLQHRILVDHERPIFTMGRGAANHLIIDDPLVSRMHARIELQRNRFLLIDQSTNGTFLKMNADEPIFLRRDAIQLEGEGLIRLGKKISEDEQLAVRYKIL, encoded by the coding sequence ATGGCGACTTTTCCTACCCAGCAATTGACTGTTCTCTTTGCCGACATCGCGGGCAGCACCCGTCTGTACGATACCTTCGGGGGGTCGAAAGCCCGGGAACTGATTGCCGAATGCCTCTCCCATTTAAAGCGCCTGATCCTGGCAAACGACGGCACATTCATCAAAACCCTCGGGGATGCGGTCATGGGAACCTTCCCGACGCCCGACGCCGCCGCCGAAACCGCCAGGCAGATGCATGAAGAAATCGCTTTCGATTCGAAGATGATTCAGGCCAACATCCATCTGCGGATCGGATTCCATCACGGGGATGCGATCTGCGAGTCGCAGGACGTCTTCGGAGACGCGGCCAATGTGGGTTCGCGTATGGTCGAGCTGGCCAAAAGCGATCAGATCATCACCAACAAAGAAACCCTTGAGCAGATGAAGTCGGATCTGAGGCGAATGGCGCGGATCGTCGACCGGACCCGGGTTCGGGGGATGGACGACATCATGGAAATCCATGAACTGGTCTGGGGCCAGCCCGAACAGATGACCATGTCCAGCTCCTTCACCGAAGAGATGATCGCATCGCTGACCTCAAAAAAGGATTTCCTCCAAATCCGATATCTCCAGCACCGCATCCTGGTAGACCACGAACGACCGATCTTCACCATGGGCCGGGGTGCCGCCAACCACTTGATCATTGACGACCCCCTGGTCAGCCGCATGCACGCCCGCATTGAACTGCAGCGCAACCGCTTTTTGCTGATCGACCAGAGCACCAACGGCACCTTCCTGAAAATGAATGCGGATGAACCCATTTTCCTGCGCCGGGATGCCATCCAGCTGGAAGGCGAGGGCCTGATCCGGTTGGGGAAAAAGATCAGCGAAGATGAGCAACTGGCCGTAAGATATAAGATTTTATAG
- a CDS encoding PKD domain-containing protein, translating to MPQTAEVTLAWDPNDPTPEGYRIFQRIEGESYDYSEPCWTGSDTQGTVYNLASDTTYYFVVRAYDGDLESADSEEVSYQTPVSETTTYTITATAGDNGGISPSGSLAVAENADQAFTITPDSGYSIADVLVDGVSQGAIASYTFSQVAADHTITVEFAVDTYWISASAGDHGDIDPVGDTEVARGGSQTFTITPDDGYSVASVVVDGVDQGLLTSYTFEGIDADHTITANFSANTYAITASAGANGSVSPAGITSVEHGGSATVTITPDSGYAVADVLVDSVSQGAIESYTFSNVADDHSLQASFTANAITVSATAGEGGTITPSGTIAVDRGDSLTFSIAADDEYEIEDLLVDGVSQGALSSYTLEAITADCSVTAVFSPVNQAPVADAGPDQKVDEGQVVTLNGLNSTDADDGIAEFHWNQIQGDEVVLSGADEGQASFTAPDVDESGVALVFELHVTDYAGETTVDTCIVNVTWVNEPPTADAGQAQTVNEGDVVTLSGTGSTDPDDGIVQYQWQQTQGPAVTLSGSASDVATFTAPDIDAEGASLAFQLTVTDAGGLQDTASCLVTVAWVNAPPEADAGENQQVSAGDEITLDGTGSKDPDGDTDLSYRWSQTEGTPVELSDATAAQPSFVAPESEEEDQTLTFQLTVTDSQGLKDLDTCQVVVTGSTTKEADTTAPVLTVTSPYSDSVTTSWFYISMAGIASDDTGVVQVAWKNNRGGSGVATGTEQWTISRLRLSYGTNVITLTATDAAGNATSVTRTVVFQSRWWWWW from the coding sequence GTGCCCCAGACCGCTGAAGTGACTTTGGCCTGGGATCCCAACGACCCGACCCCCGAAGGGTACCGCATTTTCCAGCGTATCGAAGGGGAGTCCTACGATTACAGCGAACCCTGCTGGACCGGCTCCGATACCCAGGGCACGGTTTACAACCTGGCGTCGGACACCACCTATTATTTCGTCGTGCGGGCCTATGACGGTGATCTGGAAAGCGCCGACTCGGAAGAAGTGTCCTATCAGACGCCGGTGTCCGAAACAACGACCTATACCATCACGGCCACGGCCGGCGACAACGGAGGCATCTCGCCCAGCGGCAGTTTGGCGGTTGCCGAGAATGCCGACCAGGCCTTCACCATCACTCCCGATAGCGGGTATTCCATCGCGGATGTCCTGGTCGACGGCGTGTCCCAGGGCGCCATCGCGTCCTACACGTTCAGCCAGGTTGCCGCCGATCATACGATCACGGTAGAATTCGCCGTGGATACCTACTGGATTTCCGCTTCCGCCGGCGATCACGGCGATATCGATCCCGTGGGCGACACCGAAGTGGCTCGGGGCGGCAGCCAGACCTTCACGATCACTCCCGACGACGGCTATAGTGTGGCCAGCGTCGTGGTTGACGGCGTCGACCAGGGACTGCTCACTTCCTATACCTTCGAGGGCATCGACGCCGATCATACGATCACGGCCAATTTTTCCGCTAACACCTATGCGATTACCGCCTCCGCGGGCGCCAACGGCAGTGTGTCTCCAGCCGGCATTACCAGCGTCGAGCATGGCGGCAGCGCAACCGTTACGATCACCCCGGACAGCGGCTACGCCGTTGCAGACGTTCTGGTGGACAGCGTCTCTCAGGGCGCCATCGAATCCTATACATTCAGCAATGTCGCCGACGACCACAGCCTGCAGGCATCATTCACCGCCAACGCCATCACGGTCAGCGCCACGGCCGGAGAGGGTGGCACCATCACGCCTTCCGGCACCATTGCGGTCGATCGGGGCGACAGCCTGACATTCAGCATTGCGGCCGACGACGAATACGAGATCGAGGATCTGCTTGTCGATGGCGTCTCCCAGGGGGCGCTGAGCAGCTATACCCTGGAAGCCATCACCGCCGACTGTAGCGTGACAGCCGTTTTCAGCCCGGTGAACCAGGCCCCTGTCGCGGATGCCGGCCCCGACCAGAAAGTGGACGAGGGCCAAGTGGTTACCCTTAACGGGCTCAACTCCACCGATGCCGACGACGGCATTGCCGAATTCCACTGGAATCAGATTCAGGGCGACGAGGTTGTACTGAGCGGCGCGGATGAGGGTCAAGCCAGTTTCACCGCTCCCGACGTGGACGAATCCGGGGTGGCCCTGGTGTTCGAACTGCATGTGACGGATTATGCCGGCGAGACGACCGTGGACACCTGCATCGTCAACGTGACCTGGGTCAACGAGCCGCCGACAGCCGATGCCGGCCAGGCCCAGACCGTGAATGAAGGCGATGTCGTCACCCTTTCCGGCACCGGTTCCACGGATCCGGACGACGGAATCGTCCAATACCAGTGGCAGCAGACCCAGGGGCCCGCAGTGACCCTGTCCGGGAGCGCGTCCGATGTTGCCACCTTTACCGCTCCGGACATCGATGCCGAAGGCGCTTCGCTGGCCTTCCAGCTTACGGTGACTGACGCCGGCGGGCTTCAGGATACCGCTTCCTGCCTGGTGACGGTCGCCTGGGTCAACGCACCGCCCGAGGCGGACGCCGGAGAAAATCAGCAGGTCAGTGCAGGGGATGAGATCACCCTGGATGGAACCGGGTCGAAGGATCCCGACGGGGATACAGATCTGTCCTACCGCTGGAGCCAAACCGAAGGGACCCCGGTGGAACTGTCCGATGCCACCGCCGCCCAGCCGAGTTTCGTGGCCCCCGAGAGCGAAGAAGAGGACCAAACCCTGACCTTCCAACTGACTGTTACGGACAGTCAGGGCCTGAAGGATCTGGATACCTGTCAGGTCGTTGTGACGGGGTCTACGACAAAGGAAGCGGACACCACGGCGCCCGTTCTGACCGTCACCTCTCCATACAGTGACTCGGTGACCACCAGCTGGTTTTATATCAGTATGGCCGGAATCGCGTCGGATGACACGGGGGTGGTTCAGGTCGCCTGGAAAAACAACCGCGGAGGCAGCGGCGTGGCCACGGGTACGGAACAGTGGACGATTAGCAGGCTTCGCCTGAGTTATGGCACCAACGTCATCACCCTGACCGCCACCGATGCGGCCGGCAATGCGACATCGGTAACCAGAACCGTGGTCTTCCAGTCCAGATGGTGGTGGTGGTGGTAG
- a CDS encoding acetyl-CoA C-acyltransferase produces MKDVVIVSACRTAIGAFGGTLRDTNAAVIGSVTMKEAIKRAGIDPAIIDDVRFGCCMEPADALNVTRVCALLAGIPDSITAVTINRVCISGMEAVLSGMAMIQAGMADVILAGGVEHMSGVAYQVPNARWGCRLQDHVFVDAMIHGLHCGSHIIPHPEDGPVDETQPPLSMFVGKPYIMGQTAEFIAQYKDISRQEMDEVALKSQNNAERANDDGSFADEIVPMEIPRRKKDPLIFARDEHFRPGLTMEQLEKLPPAFVPKIGKVTAGNSSGINDGSAAMVIMSADKAKELGLKPLARIVATGRGACHPSVMGLSPVPAVENLLARHNMTISDFDLVELNEAFAAQYIGCERDLGLDREITNVNGSGIGLGHPVGATGCRIMVTLLYALKNRGKSLGLATLCGGGGVSMACGIEMM; encoded by the coding sequence ATGAAAGATGTCGTTATCGTATCCGCCTGCCGGACGGCCATTGGGGCCTTCGGTGGCACCCTCAGAGATACCAATGCCGCCGTTATCGGCAGCGTCACCATGAAGGAAGCCATCAAACGCGCCGGCATCGATCCGGCCATCATCGACGATGTACGCTTCGGCTGCTGCATGGAGCCGGCCGACGCCCTCAACGTCACCCGCGTATGCGCCCTTCTGGCCGGCATCCCCGATTCGATCACCGCCGTTACCATCAACCGGGTGTGCATCTCCGGCATGGAGGCCGTGCTCTCCGGCATGGCCATGATCCAGGCGGGCATGGCCGACGTCATTCTGGCCGGCGGCGTGGAGCATATGAGCGGCGTGGCCTACCAGGTGCCCAACGCCCGCTGGGGCTGCCGGCTCCAGGACCACGTCTTTGTGGACGCCATGATCCATGGCCTGCATTGCGGCTCGCACATCATCCCCCATCCGGAAGACGGCCCCGTGGACGAAACCCAGCCGCCGTTGAGCATGTTCGTGGGCAAACCCTATATCATGGGCCAGACGGCCGAATTCATCGCCCAGTACAAGGACATCTCCCGCCAGGAGATGGACGAAGTCGCCCTGAAAAGCCAGAACAACGCCGAGCGGGCCAACGACGACGGCTCCTTTGCCGATGAAATCGTCCCCATGGAAATTCCGCGGCGCAAGAAAGATCCGCTGATCTTCGCCCGTGACGAACATTTTCGCCCCGGCCTGACCATGGAGCAGTTGGAGAAGCTGCCCCCGGCTTTCGTTCCCAAAATCGGCAAGGTCACTGCCGGCAACTCGTCGGGTATCAACGACGGCTCGGCCGCCATGGTGATCATGTCCGCCGACAAGGCCAAAGAATTGGGATTAAAGCCCCTGGCGCGCATCGTCGCCACCGGCCGCGGGGCCTGCCACCCGTCGGTCATGGGCCTCTCCCCGGTGCCGGCCGTGGAAAATCTGCTGGCGCGCCACAACATGACCATCAGCGATTTCGACCTGGTGGAACTGAACGAAGCCTTCGCCGCCCAGTACATCGGCTGCGAACGGGATTTAGGACTGGACCGGGAAATCACCAACGTCAACGGATCGGGCATCGGCCTGGGGCACCCGGTGGGAGCCACCGGTTGCCGCATCATGGTGACTTTGCTGTACGCCCTGAAAAACCGCGGCAAGTCCCTGGGTTTGGCTACCCTGTGCGGCGGCGGCGGCGTGTCCATGGCCTGCGGGATCGAGATGATGTAG
- a CDS encoding acyl-CoA dehydrogenase yields the protein MAQQIADRRDIDFVLYEQLDVTQLFKTRKHRDLNKKMVDMVVTEARAFGIKEVLPTHAEGDKVGVRFENGKVVVPECYRRPYQLMVENEWTSLTEDPAVGGQGLPHMVMRAAGEYFIGANYAMVIYAMEGHGTGKMIELFGTEKQKELFLEKLYTAQWGGTMDLTEPQAGSDVGALITSAKPLDDGTYAITGNKIYITNGEHDLTENIIHPVLARIEGAPAGTKGISIFIVPKIWVNEDGSFGEPNDIVCTGTEEKMGLHGSATCSMSMGSKGICRGLLLGEANAGMKIMFHMMNEARLDVGFMGFCNATAAFMHAVNFARERIQGRDLADGKNAEAPSVPIIRHPDVRRMLLWMKAHVEGMRSFVYYVARCFDLAECSADESERARNEDLIALLTPLIKAYGAGRGFEVCIEAMQVHGGCGYTMDYPVEQLARDCKIASIFEGTDGIQAMDLLGRKLGMKKGAVFMDFLGEIKAIVEQAKAMDALSPLATALEAAVDQLGETALSIGKQAMSPEFKTAFASAHPFMMAMGDVIMGWMLLWRAVIAAPKLDKIVGDAAGEERQAILEKDKNAAFYDGQIQTARYFIRSVLPVALGRLAAVRAADDAALQISERGFGGL from the coding sequence ATGGCGCAGCAGATCGCAGACCGCAGGGACATCGACTTTGTCCTCTACGAACAACTGGATGTCACGCAACTGTTTAAAACCCGAAAGCACCGCGACCTGAACAAAAAAATGGTGGACATGGTGGTGACTGAAGCCCGGGCCTTCGGCATCAAGGAAGTGCTGCCCACCCATGCCGAGGGAGACAAGGTCGGCGTCCGCTTCGAAAACGGCAAGGTCGTCGTTCCGGAGTGCTACCGGCGGCCCTATCAGTTGATGGTCGAAAACGAGTGGACCTCCCTTACCGAAGATCCAGCCGTGGGCGGCCAGGGGCTGCCCCACATGGTCATGCGTGCCGCTGGCGAATACTTTATCGGGGCCAACTACGCCATGGTGATTTACGCCATGGAAGGCCACGGCACCGGCAAGATGATCGAACTGTTCGGCACCGAGAAGCAAAAAGAGCTGTTTCTGGAAAAACTCTACACGGCCCAGTGGGGCGGGACCATGGACCTCACCGAACCGCAGGCCGGGTCCGACGTGGGCGCCCTGATCACATCGGCCAAGCCCCTGGACGACGGCACCTACGCCATTACCGGCAACAAAATCTACATTACCAACGGCGAGCACGATCTCACCGAGAACATCATCCACCCGGTCCTGGCGCGCATCGAGGGTGCGCCGGCCGGCACCAAGGGCATCTCCATTTTCATCGTACCCAAAATCTGGGTCAACGAGGACGGCAGCTTCGGCGAACCCAACGATATCGTCTGCACGGGCACGGAAGAGAAGATGGGCCTGCACGGCAGCGCAACCTGCTCCATGTCCATGGGGAGCAAGGGTATCTGCCGCGGCCTGCTGCTGGGAGAAGCAAACGCCGGCATGAAAATCATGTTCCACATGATGAACGAGGCCCGCCTGGATGTCGGCTTCATGGGCTTTTGCAATGCCACGGCGGCATTCATGCACGCGGTCAACTTCGCCAGGGAACGCATTCAGGGGCGGGATCTGGCCGACGGCAAAAATGCCGAAGCACCCTCGGTGCCCATTATCCGCCATCCCGATGTGCGGCGTATGCTGCTCTGGATGAAAGCCCATGTGGAGGGGATGAGAAGTTTTGTCTACTATGTGGCCCGCTGCTTCGATTTGGCCGAATGCTCGGCCGATGAAAGCGAAAGAGCGCGCAACGAAGATCTCATCGCCCTGCTTACCCCGCTGATCAAAGCCTACGGCGCCGGACGCGGCTTCGAAGTCTGCATCGAGGCCATGCAGGTACACGGCGGCTGCGGGTACACCATGGACTACCCGGTCGAGCAGCTGGCCCGGGATTGCAAAATCGCCTCGATCTTCGAAGGCACCGACGGCATCCAGGCCATGGATCTGCTGGGCCGCAAGCTGGGCATGAAAAAAGGCGCCGTGTTCATGGATTTTCTCGGGGAGATCAAGGCCATCGTCGAACAGGCCAAGGCCATGGATGCGCTCAGCCCCCTGGCGACGGCGTTGGAAGCCGCCGTTGACCAGCTAGGTGAAACGGCCTTGTCCATCGGAAAGCAGGCCATGAGCCCCGAATTCAAGACTGCCTTTGCCTCCGCCCATCCTTTCATGATGGCCATGGGCGACGTGATCATGGGCTGGATGCTGCTCTGGCGGGCTGTGATCGCAGCCCCCAAGCTGGACAAGATCGTCGGCGATGCAGCGGGTGAGGAAAGACAGGCCATCCTCGAAAAAGACAAAAACGCGGCCTTCTATGATGGCCAGATTCAGACGGCCCGTTATTTCATCCGTTCCGTACTGCCGGTTGCGTTGGGACGGCTTGCCGCGGTCCGGGCTGCCGACGACGCTGCCCTGCAGATCAGCGAGAGAGGATTCGGAGGACTGTAG